From the genome of Streptococcus oralis:
CTGATTGGCTTGCACTCAATGAAGCTGACTGGCTCGAACTTACTGAAGCGGATTGGCTTGCACTCGCTGAAGCTGACTGACTCGAGCTCAATGATGCAGACTGGCTCGAGCTGACTGAAGCTGACTCACTCGCACTTACAGAAGCGGATTGGCTCGCGCTCGCTGAGGCTGACTCACTTGCACTCGCTGAAGCTGACTGACTTGAGCTAACTGATGCAGATTTGCTTGAGCTGGCTGAGGCGGATTCGCTTGTGCTTACTGAAGCGGATTGACTAGAGCTCAATGATGCAGACTGGCTCGAGCTGACTGAAGCTGACTCACTCGCACTTACAGAAGCGGATTGGCTGGCACTCACTGAAGCGGATTGACTAGAGCTCACTGACGCTGATTGACTCGAGCTCGCTGATGCAGATTCACTTGCACTTACTGAGGCGGATTGACTTGCACTTGCAGATGCTGATTGGCTGGAGCTTGTAGATGCAGACTGACTTGCACTCACTGAAGCGGATTGACTTGCACTTACCGAGGCTGATTGGCTGGAGCTTGTAGATGCAGACTGACTTGCACTCACTGAAGCGGATTGACTTGCACTTACTGAGGCTGATTCACTTGTGCTTACTGAGGCAGACTGACTAGCACTTACCGAAGCTGACTGGCTTGCGCTCACTGATGCTGATTGACTTGCACTCGCTGAGGCTGACTCACTCGCACTTACAGAAGCGGATTGACTAGCACTCGCTGAAGCTGACTGACTAGCACTTACTGATGCTGACTCACTTGCACTCAATGATGCAGATTGACTCGAGCTCGCTGAAGCGGATTGACTCGAGCTTACAGATGCAGATTCGCTTGAACTTACTGAGGCGGATTGACTAGCACTCAATGATGCAGATTGGCTGGAGCTTACTGAGGCTGATTGACTAGCACTTGCTGAAGCAGACTGGCTATTACTTACTGAAATTGACGCTTGATTTGGCGTGATTTGTCCATTAAATGTATCTGAAACCAAACCATCCACTGTCGTACTTGCAGTCACCGGTCCACTAGGAAGTCGTCCTCCATTACGATCATATACCTTCTTCAGCTCATTTGCAGTAAAGGTTACACTAGTCGAGCTCACCGTTGCTTGTTTGGTGAACGTCTCCCCTGCAATTGTAAGAGTAACAGTCCCACCTGGAGTCACACTATCTACCGTAATCGCTTGATTTGTGAGACCACCTTTTTCGTTAAGGAAACGTTCTTCAATTCTAGGTGTCTGAGGGCGAACCTCAATCGGAATCTCTACTTCATCCGTACTTCCATCTGGATAAGTTACCACTGCAGTCAAATTATGCCGACCAGCAGACAAATTCGTATTGGTTCCAGATTTCCAAGTATAGGTTGTTCTAGTTCCCTTAGTAATTCCTGTAGTAGGTAATTCTGGTGTCCCTGTAGCATTCGTGATGTACTGACTGGCTTCACCAACAGAAACAGTCCCTGAATTGGCCGTTAGAGTAAAGTTTCGATTCACCTCAGCATTGATAGCTGGTTCGTACTTTTCAGACTGAGCATGAACTTCAAATTGAATTGCGGCAGGGTTGGCTGTTAAATCTTTTACAAGACCTACGTCAGTAGTATTTCCGCTAAAATTCCCTTCCTGATCATAGGTGAAAACATAACGGGTCCACAAACTATTTACTGCTTGATTTTTTCCAACAGAACCCGTGATTGAAACGGTGAAAGGATTTGATGCTGTAGCATTTCCATCTTTGGCTAGTTTATTTGTCGGAACAATCATGCTGATACTTTGACCATTACTCGTAGTGAATGAGACAACAGTTGAAGTAGCCGGATAGGCCGCGGGAACAGCAGTAGGAACAAATTTTGCATGTTCAATTCGACCACTGTTATCAGTAAACTCAATGGTCGCAGAAAAATTTTCTTCTCGATAAATTTTAAATTTTTGTCCTTCTAGAACTGCGCCACCTGTAACGGTTATTTTCTGAAGTTCTGGCTTCTCTGTATCCCTAGCAGCTCTGAAGCTAGCAGTATTTGAAGCTTTGGTCAAAGCTTGTCCATTTCTGCTGTCACGAGGTCCAGAGTTGGCACGTAACACAGCATTTGCAATACTATTTCGAGCTTCTGTAGCTTTTTGTAGGATAGTGGCAAGATCAGAAACCTCCCCTTTCAAGGCTTCTGCTATCTCATTCTTCGCTAGACTAGCCTTGGCAATCGCCTCATCCGAGTTCGGAAGTCCCTGCGCTTGAGCTAGAAACTGCCCAATCTCAGCAGACAAGGCCTCTAATTTCTTCCGTTTTTCTTCATTTTGTTTTTCCGTCATGGCAACGGAAGTCATTGTGAGACCTGATTCAGCCGTCACATCTTCATTCTTTACAAGACCAGACTCACTTTGAGGCAAGGATTCTGTAGAAAAATCAACTGCTTTTAATTCTTTTGAAGGTTGTGATTCTTTCACTGTCTCCCGAGCTGGCTCACTTGCTTGGTACTGACTTTGAACACCAACTGAAGCTCTCTCTGACAGATTACTATTCGCTTGATTTTGTGTTCCAAGGGATTCACTTGAACTAGCAGTTACACTTTGACTGTTTGCCAAAGATTGACTAGTAGAAGCAGATTGGCTCATCGACTGGCTCATACTAGAAGAGCTTGAGGCACTGATGGACTGACTCGTAGAGGCAGATTGACTGGCGCTCTGCGAATTGAATTCTGACAATGACTGGCTTTGACTGGTAGACAGAGACAAGCTAGCAGTATCTTGATGATCCTGAGTCGTCCCCAGTACTACTGAATCTCTCGTCGCCAAGGTATCTTTTGATTCGACAGTCTTTTCAACAGCGACTGCATCATTGGCATAAACACGCGTTTGCGTCGCAGCAAAACCACCTAAGATCGTCCCCGTAGCTGCTATCCCTTTCAAGACATCCAAGCCCGTCAACTTCTGACCTTCTTGCTTTTCAACCATTTCTGTCTTTACTTGGCTCGTATCCGCGCTTCCACGCATCACCTTAAATAAGCCAAAAAGGGAAGTCGAGGCCCGTAGCCAATGCTTCCCTGATTTGATTAATTTGTACCGTGTCACACGGTCTGTTTCTCTATATTCACCTTTCTGGCGTCTAAAAAACATGTTACTTCCCTCTATATAAAAAAGAATTTATTCACCTATAAAATACTATCTTTTTATTATATACCAAATATACCTACAATTCAATATCTATAACACACTCTAAAGAAAGAAAATGATTTCAAAAATAACTTGATTTCAAATCTATTCTGTTTTTTCAATATAATCTTCATTTTATTGTTCTATTAATATATTTTATTTATTTTTTAACCATTTCCAAATGCTTTAAAATTTGAGCAAATAATTCCAATCACTCAGGGAATTGATTTTTATTCAAAATATAGAAAAAGTCCATGAATCAATAGCATCCACAGACTTTTAGGAGTAGAGTATTTAAAGGTAGTTTCACAAATGAACTAATGAGACCGGTAGCCGAGGTAACTTTCTATCCTTTCCAACAAAAAATTCCATACTAATTAATAGCCGTAATCTACGACACTGAGTTTTACAAATCGATTTCATTTGTAAAACGTGGTTACGACGGAAAAATCCACGAATCGATAATATTCGTGGATTTTTCCTAGTGAAGCGTTTAGGTAAGCAGCCATAGCAGTTACCTATTATTAGATTACGACACTGAGTTTTACGACGTAAAGTTTTACGAATCGATAATATTCGTAAAACTTTACTAGTGGAGCGCCTAGCCAAGTTCCATAGAAACTTGTCGTTAGTTACTTAGATTGTAACATAAACAAATAAATTTCTTGAACAACGACACGGAGTTTGGCAAATCGATTCTATTTGCCAAACGTAGTTAGTAAGGCAGTTAGCTAGTTCGCAAAATAGCGACTAGCGTCCAACAATTAGGAACTTTAGTTCCAATTGTTGGTGCTGAGTTACATTTTTTCCTCCAACTCCACATCTGGATACTTATCCGCAAACCAGCGGAGGGCAAAGTCATTTTCAAAGAGGAAGACTGGTTGGTCGAAGCGGTCCTTGGCCAAGATATTGCGGCTTGAGGACATCCGCTCATCCAAGTCCTCAGGCTTGATCCAACGAACGGTCTTTTTACCCATTGGGCTCATGACTACTTCGGCATTGTACTCGCCTTCCATGCGGTGCTTAAAGACTTCAAACTGAAGTTGTCCGACAGCGCCTAGCATGTACTCGCCTGTTTGGTAATTCTTATAAAGCTGAATGGCTCCTTCTTGCACCAATTGCTCAATCCCCTTGTGGAAGGATTTTTGTTTCATGACGTTCTTAGCAGAAACTTTCATGAAAATTTCAGGAGTAAAGGTTGGAAGGGGTTCAAATTCAAACTTATTTTTTCCAACCGTCAAGGTGTCTCCAACTTGATAGGTACCCGTATCATAAACCCCGATGATATCTCCAGCCACGGCATTAGTCACATTCTCACGACTTTCAGCCATAAACTGAGTCACATTCGATAGTTTGGCAGTCTTACCAGTACGAGGCAGATTGACACTCATTCCACGCTCAAATTCACCTGATACGATACGAACAAAGGCGATACGGTCACGGTGACGAGGGTCCATGTTGGCTTGGATTTTAAAGACAAATCCTGAGAAATCCTTGTCATAAGGATCCACAATTTCGCCATCTGTTTTCTTGTGGCCATGTGGTTCTGGAGCAAACTTAAGGAAGGTCTCAAGGAAGGTCTGCACACCAAAGTTAGTCAAGGCTGAACCAAAGAAGACTGGAGTCAGTTCTCCTGCAAGAATAGCTTCTTCTGAAAACTCATTTCCAGCTTCATTTAAAAGCTCAATATCATCTTTAACTTGCTCGTAGAAAGGATTGCTACCAAAAAGCTTGTCCCCATCTTCTAGGCTAGCAAAACGCTCATCACCCTTGTAAAGTTCCAGGCGTTGGTTATAGAGGTCATAGAGCCCTTCAAAGGCTTTCCCCATCCCGATTGGCCAGTTCATAGGATAGCTCGCAATACCAAGGACTTCTTCTAGTTCTTGC
Proteins encoded in this window:
- a CDS encoding peptide chain release factor 3, with the protein product MTIQEEIKKRRTFAIISHPDAGKTTITEQLLYFGGEIREAGTVKGKKTGTFAKSDWMDIEKQRGISVTSSVMQFDYDGKRVNILDTPGHEDFSEDTYRTLMAVDAAVMVVDSAKGIEAQTKKLFEVVKHRGIPVFTFMNKLDRDGREPLDLLQELEEVLGIASYPMNWPIGMGKAFEGLYDLYNQRLELYKGDERFASLEDGDKLFGSNPFYEQVKDDIELLNEAGNEFSEEAILAGELTPVFFGSALTNFGVQTFLETFLKFAPEPHGHKKTDGEIVDPYDKDFSGFVFKIQANMDPRHRDRIAFVRIVSGEFERGMSVNLPRTGKTAKLSNVTQFMAESRENVTNAVAGDIIGVYDTGTYQVGDTLTVGKNKFEFEPLPTFTPEIFMKVSAKNVMKQKSFHKGIEQLVQEGAIQLYKNYQTGEYMLGAVGQLQFEVFKHRMEGEYNAEVVMSPMGKKTVRWIKPEDLDERMSSSRNILAKDRFDQPVFLFENDFALRWFADKYPDVELEEKM
- a CDS encoding accessory Sec-dependent serine-rich glycoprotein adhesin → MFFRRQKGEYRETDRVTRYKLIKSGKHWLRASTSLFGLFKVMRGSADTSQVKTEMVEKQEGQKLTGLDVLKGIAATGTILGGFAATQTRVYANDAVAVEKTVESKDTLATRDSVVLGTTQDHQDTASLSLSTSQSQSLSEFNSQSASQSASTSQSISASSSSSMSQSMSQSASTSQSLANSQSVTASSSESLGTQNQANSNLSERASVGVQSQYQASEPARETVKESQPSKELKAVDFSTESLPQSESGLVKNEDVTAESGLTMTSVAMTEKQNEEKRKKLEALSAEIGQFLAQAQGLPNSDEAIAKASLAKNEIAEALKGEVSDLATILQKATEARNSIANAVLRANSGPRDSRNGQALTKASNTASFRAARDTEKPELQKITVTGGAVLEGQKFKIYREENFSATIEFTDNSGRIEHAKFVPTAVPAAYPATSTVVSFTTSNGQSISMIVPTNKLAKDGNATASNPFTVSITGSVGKNQAVNSLWTRYVFTYDQEGNFSGNTTDVGLVKDLTANPAAIQFEVHAQSEKYEPAINAEVNRNFTLTANSGTVSVGEASQYITNATGTPELPTTGITKGTRTTYTWKSGTNTNLSAGRHNLTAVVTYPDGSTDEVEIPIEVRPQTPRIEERFLNEKGGLTNQAITVDSVTPGGTVTLTIAGETFTKQATVSSTSVTFTANELKKVYDRNGGRLPSGPVTASTTVDGLVSDTFNGQITPNQASISVSNSQSASASASQSASVSSSQSASLSASQSASVSSSESASVSSSQSASASSSQSASLSASESASVSASQSASASASQSASVSASESASASASQSASVSASQSASVSASQSASVSTSESASVSASQSASVSASQSASTSSSQSASVSASQSASVSASQSASTSSSQSASASASQSASVSASESASASSSQSASVSSSQSASVSASQSASVSASESASVSSSQSASLSSSQSASVSTSESASASSSKSASVSSSQSASASASESASASASQSASVSASESASVSSSQSASLSSSQSASASASQSASVSSSQSASLSASQSASVSSSESASVSSSESASVSASESASVSSSQSASLSSSQSASASSSQSASVSSSQSASASASRSASVSSSQSASASASQSASVSSSQSASASSSQSASLSASQSASASSSQSASASASQSASVSSSQSASASASQSASVSSSQSASVSSSQSASTSASQSASVSSSESASVSSSQSASASSSQSASVSASQSASVSASQSASVSSSQSASASSSESASVSSSQSASASASESASVSSSESASVSASESASVSASESASVSTSRSASVSASQSASASASQSASVSASQSVSVSTSQSASVSSSESASASASESASASSSQSASVSASESASASSSQSASVSSSQSASVSASQSASVSASESASASSSQSASVSSSQSASVSSSESASVSASQSASVSASQSASVSSSESASVSSSQSASASASESASVSASQSASVSSSQSASASASQSASVSSSESASASASQSASVSASQSASVSSSQSASVSASESASASASESTSVSASQSASVSASQSASVSSSQSASASASQSASVSASQSASVSSSQSASVSSSQSASVSASQSASVSSSQSASASSSQSASASASQSVSISSSQSASVSASQSASVSSSESASASSSQLASASSSQSASVSASQSASVSLSQSASASSSESASVSSSQSASLSASQSASVSSSESASASASQSASASASESVSVSSSQSASVSASQSVSTSTSTSASMLADELALESASISTSTSVSESLSASMLASESTLASTSVSASMSVSESASIITSLSTSDSISRSASASALASTSTSTSLSMANITRQGQSASSKPKQVLPNTGASTSVASALLGALAAVTGIGLLAKKSQNDDQESH